Proteins encoded by one window of Sorex araneus isolate mSorAra2 chromosome 3, mSorAra2.pri, whole genome shotgun sequence:
- the INSYN1 gene encoding inhibitory synaptic factor 1, translating to MMNIRGTPDLGQPSNDPSSGGGGGSERERIRQRMKMVIGQLEGILRELKEVAKELREVVTQIDKLTSDFDFELEPDDWTTATVSSTSSSDKAGVGGPFDLAPLDFVTADILSDSWEFCSFLDVSTPSDSVDGPESARPGTGPDYRLMNGGLPVPNGPRVETPDSSSEEAFGAGPPKDQLPQRTPGTRERVRFSDKVLYHALCCDDEEADGDAGEAEEEEAGLSPEPPHQEDRAGTLKVSAVPYKPRRSPVTGHRTGATSAPEHPRRVTRNSSTQTVSDKSTQTVLPYTSSRQKGRGKN from the exons ATGATGAACATTCGGGGCACCCCGGACCTCGGGCAGCCCAGTAACGACCCCAGcagtggtggcggcggcggcagcgaaCGGGAGCGGATCCGGCAGCGCATGAAGATGGTCATCGGGCAGCTCGAGGGCATTCTGCGGGAGCTCAAGGAGGTGGCCAAGGAGCTCCGGGAG GTGGTGACCCAGATCGACAAGCTAACCTCTGACTTTGACTTCGAGCTCGAGCCAGACGACTGGACCACAGCCACAGTCAGCAGCACGTCCAGTAGCGACAAGGCAGGCGTGGGTGGCCCCTTCGACCTGGCGCCCCTGGACTTCGTGACGGCTGATATCCTCTCGGACAGCTGGGAGTTTTGCTCCTTCCTGGATGTCTCCACGCCCTCAGACTCCGTGGATGGCCCCGAGTCTGCGCGGCCAGGCACGGGGCCCGACTACCGCCTCATGAACGGGGGCCTACCCGTGCCCAATGGGCCACGCGTGGAGACCCCTGACTCCTCCAGCGAGGAGGCCTTCGGTGCTGGCCCTCCCAAGGACCAGCTGCCCCAGCGGACCCCGGGCACACGGGAGAGGGTGCGCTTCAGCGACAAAGTGCTCTACCATGCTCTGTGCTGTGACGATGAGGAGGCAGATGGCGACGCTGgtgaggcggaggaggaggaggccggccTGTCCCCAGAGCCTCCCCACCAGGAGGACCGTGCTGGCACCCTCAAGGTCTCAGCGGTGCCCTACAAGCCCAGGCGCTCTCCAGTGACTGGCCACCGCACGGGCGCCACCTCGGCCCCCGAGCATCCCCGTCGGGTGACCCGGAATAGCAGCACCCAGACTGTGTCAGACAAGAGCACGCAGACGGTGCTCCCCTACACGTCCTCCAGGCAAAAAGGCAGGGGCAAGAACTAG